A stretch of Dietzia lutea DNA encodes these proteins:
- a CDS encoding acyl-CoA carboxylase subunit beta, which yields MDPGSDRAKARRDAAGHTPPRQRIAELLDAGSFVEMGQLAKAPGNPDNPFGDGVVTGRGTIDGRPVAVYAHDNTVFGGSVGEGFGKKVCAIMDFAIKIGCPIIGINDSGGARVQDAVTSLAYYSEISRRQYPASGYVPQISIMLGKCAGGAVYAPVTTDFVVAVQDQAYMFVTGPDVIRQVTGEDVTMDELGSALQQAKRGNVNHVAVSEHEAFMYVRNLLSYLPSSASEKAPRINPGLEPETTESDLQLDTIIPDSDNAAYDMHDVLIRMFDDGEFVETSGQFASNIITGFARVDGEPVGVVANQPLHLSGSLDIDASEKATRHMMLCDAYSIPLVFVVDTPGYLPGVEQEKLGIIHRGAKMGFAVAATSVPKVTFVVRKAYGGAYAVMGSKNLGGDLNFAWPTARIAVMGAEGAVDLLQRRQIEEAGPEEGPKLRKQLIDMYNEFIATPYTAAERGYIDAVIEPSHTRLVLRGALAQLRDKTRVEPPRKHAIFPL from the coding sequence ATGGACCCGGGTAGCGATCGGGCCAAGGCCCGCCGCGACGCCGCGGGGCACACGCCGCCGCGGCAGCGGATCGCCGAGCTCCTCGACGCGGGCAGCTTCGTGGAGATGGGCCAGCTGGCCAAGGCGCCGGGTAATCCCGACAACCCGTTCGGCGACGGCGTGGTGACCGGGCGCGGCACGATCGACGGCCGCCCGGTGGCCGTGTACGCGCACGACAACACGGTGTTCGGCGGGTCCGTCGGCGAGGGCTTCGGCAAGAAGGTCTGCGCCATCATGGACTTCGCGATCAAGATCGGCTGCCCGATCATCGGCATCAACGACTCCGGCGGTGCCCGCGTCCAGGACGCCGTCACCTCGCTCGCGTACTACTCGGAGATCTCGCGGCGTCAGTACCCCGCGTCGGGCTACGTGCCGCAGATCTCGATCATGCTGGGCAAGTGCGCGGGCGGTGCCGTGTACGCGCCCGTGACGACCGACTTCGTGGTCGCCGTCCAGGACCAGGCGTACATGTTCGTCACCGGCCCCGACGTCATCCGTCAGGTGACCGGCGAGGACGTCACGATGGACGAGCTCGGTTCCGCGCTCCAGCAGGCGAAGCGGGGCAACGTCAATCACGTGGCGGTCAGCGAGCACGAGGCGTTCATGTACGTGCGCAACCTGCTCAGCTACCTGCCGTCGTCGGCGAGCGAGAAGGCCCCGCGGATCAACCCGGGACTCGAGCCGGAGACGACGGAGTCGGACCTGCAGCTCGACACGATCATCCCGGACTCGGACAACGCCGCGTACGACATGCACGACGTGCTGATCCGGATGTTCGACGACGGCGAGTTCGTCGAGACCTCGGGGCAGTTCGCCTCCAACATCATCACGGGATTCGCGCGCGTGGACGGTGAGCCGGTGGGCGTCGTCGCCAACCAGCCCCTGCACCTGTCCGGTTCACTGGACATCGACGCCTCCGAGAAGGCGACCCGGCACATGATGCTGTGCGACGCCTACTCGATCCCGCTGGTCTTCGTGGTGGACACCCCCGGCTACCTGCCCGGCGTGGAGCAGGAGAAGCTGGGCATCATCCACCGTGGCGCGAAGATGGGCTTCGCGGTGGCTGCGACGTCGGTTCCCAAGGTGACCTTCGTGGTGCGCAAGGCCTACGGCGGGGCCTATGCCGTGATGGGCTCCAAGAACCTCGGCGGTGACCTCAACTTCGCGTGGCCGACCGCCCGGATCGCCGTGATGGGCGCCGAGGGCGCGGTCGACCTCCTGCAGCGTCGGCAGATCGAGGAGGCGGGGCCCGAGGAGGGGCCGAAGCTCCGCAAGCAGCTCATCGACATGTACAACGAGTTCATCGCGACGCCGTACACGGCCGCCGAGCGGGGCTACATCGACGCGGTGATCGAGCCGTCGCACACGCGCCTGGTGCTGCGCGGTGCGCTGGCGCAATTGCGGGACAAGACGCGGGTCGAGCCGCCGCGCAAGCACGCCATCTTCCCGCTGTGA
- a CDS encoding arabinosyltransferase domain-containing protein, translating into MSDSSPEPSPARPPAPSPASGAIAADPRVARLRLIAIVSGLLGTLCFLALPFLPVSQTTSTVQWPQNGSVGSVTAPLMAHSPQQFTATAPCDLVGELPADGGILLSTAPAGGEEAGDRALFVRASVDTVDVVSRNRVIVSAPRDRVEAGDCTQLSVVAAPTYVEASFEGIDDAARRVDADDLRPMVVGVYTDLPADTAVPEGLDVTVQADSRFTTDPTAWKWAAIVIGLLSTAVALWALHALDQTDGRRARRFLPRGWFRIRPPDIAVIGTLGVWHFVGGNTSDDGYILSMARAADPAGYMANYYRWYGVPESPFGSPYYDLLTLFSHVSTASPWMRLPALLAAILCWLVISREVLPRLGRAARTTPVVVWSAAAVFLAFWMAFNNGLRPEPIIALGALLTWVSVERAIATRRMLPFAIAVIIASFSLATGPTGLMAVAALLMGLRAVVRTVVVRGRVIGSHLALVAPVLASGTMVLICVFGVQTLAAVLEAIRVRGEIGPSLSWFEEFVRYYYLMIPTVDGSLARRLPVLLVLLCLAVVVGTLLRRGKVPGAASGPVWRLVGVVVGTAFFMMFSPTKWTHHFGVYAGIGGAIAALGALAISASAVRTARNRTLFLGVILVVVALAFAGPNGWWYVSSYGIPWWDKAPSIRGIDAATVLLVLAVLTFAYAAWQHLRRDYTGDKAPRTTEGRRRVRTFAAAPIAVVAGLLVIFSIASFAKGVHKQFPAYTIAEGNLSALAGDPCMLADRVLVEPDTNDGMLTPLDATPLPDGTVDPQDRAAAIEAGGNTGFTPDGVAPDLSADAVVADPGAANTTSEPGGGPSVNTGESAGTGGGRGAEGVNASTVALPFGLDPATTPVLGSFLVGPQREASLETGWYRLPENRESHPLLVISAAGRIGRFDADGIYRYGQSVVVEFGRSGEAGVDAVGEPVVPFDIGPAPTWRNLRVDMQDAPADADVMRVRVDDNDLTPEQWAAITPPRAPELVTVQEMVGSESPVLLDWAVSLQFPCQRPFEHYAGVAELPEFRILPDRPLAVSATSTWMSYEAGGPLGWVETAQRARTIPSYLRHDWNRDWGSIEAYTPLGTYQEDPPAPAEVTTGTETRWGWWQPEGPILVTDPE; encoded by the coding sequence GTGTCAGACTCCTCCCCGGAACCGTCCCCGGCCCGTCCCCCGGCTCCCAGTCCGGCCTCCGGCGCGATCGCCGCCGACCCCCGGGTCGCGAGGCTCCGGCTCATCGCCATCGTCAGCGGCCTCCTGGGCACGCTGTGCTTCCTGGCCCTGCCGTTCCTGCCGGTCTCCCAGACCACCTCGACCGTGCAGTGGCCGCAGAACGGGTCGGTCGGCTCGGTCACCGCGCCCCTTATGGCGCATTCCCCGCAGCAGTTCACCGCCACCGCGCCGTGCGACCTGGTCGGTGAGCTGCCCGCCGACGGGGGCATCCTGCTGTCCACCGCCCCGGCGGGCGGCGAGGAGGCCGGCGACCGCGCCCTGTTCGTCCGGGCCTCCGTCGACACGGTCGACGTGGTCTCCCGCAACCGCGTCATCGTCTCCGCGCCCCGCGACCGGGTCGAGGCCGGCGACTGCACGCAGCTCAGCGTGGTCGCCGCGCCCACCTACGTCGAGGCGTCGTTCGAAGGCATCGACGATGCCGCGCGCCGCGTCGACGCCGACGACCTGCGCCCGATGGTCGTGGGCGTCTACACCGACCTGCCCGCCGACACCGCGGTGCCCGAGGGCCTCGACGTCACCGTGCAGGCCGACTCCCGCTTCACCACCGACCCCACCGCGTGGAAGTGGGCGGCGATCGTCATCGGCCTGCTGTCGACGGCCGTCGCCCTGTGGGCGCTGCACGCGCTGGACCAGACCGACGGCCGCCGCGCACGCCGCTTCCTGCCGCGCGGTTGGTTCCGGATCCGGCCGCCCGACATCGCCGTGATCGGCACGCTCGGCGTCTGGCACTTCGTCGGCGGCAACACCTCCGACGACGGCTACATCCTGTCCATGGCCCGCGCCGCCGATCCCGCCGGCTACATGGCCAACTACTACCGCTGGTACGGGGTCCCCGAGTCGCCGTTCGGCTCGCCCTACTACGACCTGCTGACGCTGTTCTCCCACGTGTCCACCGCGAGCCCGTGGATGCGGCTGCCCGCTCTCCTGGCCGCGATCCTGTGCTGGCTCGTCATCAGCCGCGAGGTGCTGCCCCGCCTCGGACGCGCCGCCCGCACCACCCCGGTCGTCGTGTGGAGCGCCGCCGCCGTCTTCCTCGCCTTCTGGATGGCCTTCAACAACGGCCTGCGGCCCGAGCCCATCATCGCGCTGGGCGCGCTGCTGACCTGGGTCTCCGTGGAACGGGCCATCGCCACCCGGCGGATGCTGCCGTTCGCGATCGCCGTCATCATCGCGTCGTTCTCGCTGGCCACCGGTCCCACCGGGCTCATGGCCGTCGCGGCACTGCTGATGGGCCTGCGGGCCGTCGTGCGTACCGTCGTCGTCCGCGGCCGCGTGATCGGCTCGCACCTCGCGCTCGTCGCGCCCGTCCTGGCCTCCGGCACGATGGTGCTGATCTGCGTGTTCGGCGTGCAGACCCTCGCCGCCGTGCTCGAGGCCATCCGGGTCCGCGGCGAAATCGGCCCCAGCCTGAGCTGGTTCGAGGAGTTCGTCCGCTACTACTACCTCATGATCCCGACGGTGGACGGCTCGCTCGCCCGTCGACTGCCGGTCCTGCTGGTGCTGCTCTGTCTCGCCGTCGTCGTCGGCACCCTGCTGCGCCGCGGCAAGGTACCGGGCGCCGCCTCGGGCCCGGTCTGGCGTCTGGTCGGCGTGGTCGTGGGCACCGCCTTCTTCATGATGTTCTCGCCCACCAAGTGGACCCACCACTTCGGTGTCTACGCGGGCATCGGCGGGGCGATCGCCGCCCTCGGCGCCCTGGCGATCTCCGCGTCCGCCGTCCGCACCGCCCGTAACCGCACGCTGTTCCTCGGCGTGATCCTCGTGGTGGTGGCGCTGGCGTTCGCCGGCCCCAACGGCTGGTGGTACGTCTCGAGCTACGGCATCCCCTGGTGGGACAAGGCGCCGAGCATCCGCGGCATCGACGCAGCCACCGTGCTGCTCGTCCTGGCGGTGCTCACGTTCGCCTACGCCGCGTGGCAGCACCTGCGTCGTGACTACACCGGAGACAAGGCGCCCCGGACCACGGAGGGCCGGCGCCGCGTGCGGACCTTCGCCGCGGCACCGATCGCCGTGGTCGCCGGCCTGCTGGTCATCTTCTCGATCGCCTCGTTCGCCAAGGGCGTCCACAAGCAGTTCCCGGCGTACACGATCGCCGAGGGTAACCTCTCCGCGCTCGCCGGGGACCCCTGCATGCTCGCCGACCGCGTCCTCGTCGAGCCCGACACCAACGACGGCATGCTCACCCCGCTCGACGCCACCCCCCTGCCCGACGGCACCGTCGACCCGCAGGACCGTGCCGCGGCCATCGAGGCCGGCGGGAACACCGGGTTCACGCCGGACGGGGTCGCCCCCGACCTGTCCGCCGACGCGGTGGTCGCCGATCCCGGCGCCGCGAACACCACCTCCGAGCCCGGCGGCGGCCCGTCGGTCAACACCGGTGAGAGCGCCGGGACCGGAGGCGGCCGGGGCGCCGAGGGTGTCAACGCCTCGACCGTCGCGCTGCCGTTCGGGCTCGACCCCGCCACGACGCCGGTGCTCGGCTCATTCCTCGTGGGCCCGCAGCGGGAGGCCAGCCTGGAGACGGGCTGGTACCGCCTGCCGGAGAACCGGGAGTCGCATCCCCTGCTGGTCATCTCGGCGGCGGGTCGGATCGGCCGCTTCGACGCGGACGGCATCTACAGGTACGGCCAGAGCGTCGTCGTCGAGTTCGGCCGCTCGGGCGAGGCCGGCGTCGATGCGGTCGGCGAGCCGGTCGTGCCGTTTGACATCGGCCCCGCCCCCACGTGGCGGAACCTGCGCGTGGACATGCAGGACGCCCCCGCGGACGCCGACGTGATGCGTGTCCGGGTCGACGACAATGACCTCACCCCCGAGCAGTGGGCCGCGATCACGCCCCCGCGCGCCCCCGAGCTCGTGACGGTCCAGGAGATGGTGGGGTCCGAGTCGCCGGTCCTGCTGGACTGGGCGGTGAGCCTGCAGTTCCCGTGCCAGCGACCGTTCGAGCACTACGCGGGCGTGGCCGAGCTGCCCGAGTTCCGGATCCTGCCGGACCGACCGCTGGCGGTCAGCGCCACCAGCACGTGGATGTCATACGAGGCCGGTGGGCCGCTGGGCTGGGTGGAGACCGCCCAGCGGGCCCGGACGATCCCGTCGTATCTGCGGCACGACTGGAACCGCGACTGGGGTTCGATCGAGGCCTACACCCCGCTGGGCACCTACCAGGAGGACCCGCCGGCCCCCGCCGAGGTGACCACGGGCACCGAGACCCGCTGGGGCTGGTGGCAGCCCGAGGGGCCGATCCTGGTGACCGACCCCGAGTGA
- the pks13 gene encoding polyketide synthase Pks13 (Pks13 is a key enzyme in mycolic acid biosynthesis.) produces MAQSEMTVVELREWMRGWVCRATGLDVSKVTDDRSLEEYGLSSRDAVSLSADLEDLIGRPLDATVAYQHPTIASLAEYVVNGPAEIDEPTDLHTFRERGAGMEFDVAVIGFATRFPGGADTPEATWELLASGRDATTPRPDGRWSEWAGDAYVQQVLAEAPNRGGWLDDTEVKDFDAEFFGMSPREAEMVDPQQRLALELTWEALENAHIPASDLKGREVGVFMGSSSSDYQVLLTSDSAAASPYAVTGASNSIISNRISYTFDFRGPSMTLDTACSTSLVAIHEAVNSLRLHESDLVVAGGVNMMLAPAATMGFAKTGAALSPDGRIKAFSSDANGICRSEGGGVFILKRLSEAERDGDEVLAVIKGSAVNSDGRSNGMTAPNPDAQVSVLRQAYADAGVDPREVDYIEAHGTGTILGDPIEATALGQVLGRGRDADRPTLLGSAKTNFGHMESAAGAAGLAKIILGMQHDAVPPTINYAGPNPYIDFDAARLSVVTETTPWPRYSGRAVAGISGFGFGGTNAHVVVAEYRPQPAHVVVDAPADTDPTTAATTDATTTSAAEDDVSRCVVEAVARNADELATTGSAVPGAPATVLVVSASLPSRRKATAGQIADWLEAQDDSIDLGAVARTLSTRNHGRSRGAVVGHTRAELVAGLRALAAGDPGPGVFSADAPAGTGDVWVFSGFGSQHRKMAKELYLSNPLFASCLDAVDELIDFEAGYRIAELILDDSQTYELENSQVGIFAIQVALVDTLRALGAKPEAVIGHSMGEVAAAYATGGLNLEDAVRVITVRSRLMGDAEGQVSEEEAGAMALVEYSAEEIAQIIADNPQFASIEPAVYAAPTHTTVGGRAKPVADFVAWVEEQGKFARQLQVRGAGHTSDVDMLLGELAAEIAGLEPRELTSGLFSSVDRETFYRAGHEPVHAEEYWVKGMRHSVWFTHAVRKAVDAGYVTFLELAPNPVAAMSVAATCFDAGLMEPNLLHALKRKESEADTLLHAIAQLYVHGHTIDMPSVVEMIHGYVTGPDRYAPVPGTAWKRRTLWPEVTAGGGSGDGRMPGSYVALPDGRHAWQVRAEVVPSVDALMSAAAAAVVEGATLTAVDRPGVLPASGSVTTTLTPHPGGASLQVHARSDEESAPFVLVASGAVSGGAPIDPSTAPEMPHFESDESDAPVVAEDEDDDEADTRWNPESGESISDRLARIIGSSMGYSPDDLPRELALLDLGLDSLMAVRIKNRVEHEFSIPPLELQAMRDASLNDVAEMVRFAVENPEEVGELAAQQARGEGAVDVAALRDGDSTDGAAPAGDAVSVAPRDDTERMAFGAWAVVTGAAAPGVTGALPPIDEATREALARRLSERSGGDITADQLAGATTIAEVADLLRPFTEVAVEGNIRVLAQGQEGRTPLFLFHAAGGSSFVYEPLVERLGEGTPVYGVERVEGPLEARAASYLERIRELAAGRTVALGGWSFGGALAVEVARQLRAAGDDVSLVVLLDTVQPSEPIPDTLDEAEARWKRYSEFAKRTYGLDVEVPRDFLAEHGEDGVLDMLMGVLGAEANAMGGGVIEHQRASFVDNRILQSADMSSWAGVGAEVPFVLYRAERMHDGAIELEPRYERIDPDGGWAAVVTDLEVVHLEGDHLAMVDEPVVGTVGKHLARRLTELDAGVRKGTNA; encoded by the coding sequence ATGGCACAGAGCGAGATGACGGTAGTGGAGCTCCGCGAATGGATGCGGGGCTGGGTCTGCCGGGCCACCGGGCTCGACGTCTCCAAGGTGACCGACGACCGCTCGCTGGAGGAGTACGGTCTGTCGTCCCGCGACGCGGTGTCCCTGTCCGCCGACCTCGAGGACCTCATCGGCCGTCCGCTCGACGCGACCGTCGCCTACCAGCACCCCACCATCGCCTCGCTCGCCGAGTACGTGGTCAACGGGCCGGCGGAGATCGACGAGCCCACCGACCTGCACACCTTCCGCGAGCGCGGCGCCGGCATGGAGTTCGACGTGGCCGTCATCGGGTTCGCGACCCGCTTCCCCGGCGGCGCCGACACCCCCGAGGCGACCTGGGAGCTGCTGGCCTCCGGCCGCGACGCCACGACCCCGCGCCCCGACGGCCGCTGGTCGGAGTGGGCGGGCGACGCCTACGTCCAGCAGGTCCTGGCCGAGGCCCCGAACCGCGGCGGCTGGCTCGACGACACCGAGGTCAAGGACTTCGACGCCGAGTTCTTCGGCATGAGCCCGCGCGAGGCCGAGATGGTCGACCCGCAGCAGCGGCTCGCGCTCGAGCTCACCTGGGAGGCCCTGGAAAACGCCCACATCCCGGCCAGTGACCTCAAGGGCCGTGAGGTCGGCGTGTTCATGGGCTCGTCGTCCAGCGACTACCAGGTCCTGCTCACCTCGGACTCGGCGGCGGCCTCCCCGTACGCGGTCACCGGCGCCTCCAACTCGATCATCTCCAACCGGATCTCGTACACGTTCGACTTCCGCGGCCCGTCCATGACGCTGGACACCGCCTGCTCGACGTCGCTGGTCGCGATCCACGAGGCCGTCAACTCCCTGCGCCTGCACGAGTCGGACCTCGTCGTGGCCGGTGGCGTCAACATGATGCTCGCGCCCGCCGCCACCATGGGCTTCGCCAAGACCGGCGCCGCGCTCAGCCCCGACGGGCGCATCAAGGCGTTCTCCTCCGACGCCAACGGCATCTGCCGCTCCGAGGGCGGCGGCGTGTTCATCCTGAAGCGCCTGTCCGAGGCGGAACGGGACGGTGACGAGGTCCTCGCCGTCATCAAGGGGTCCGCCGTGAACTCGGACGGTCGCTCCAACGGCATGACCGCCCCCAACCCCGACGCCCAGGTCTCCGTCCTGCGCCAGGCCTACGCCGACGCCGGCGTGGACCCGCGCGAGGTCGACTACATCGAGGCCCACGGCACCGGAACGATCCTCGGCGACCCCATCGAGGCCACCGCCCTGGGGCAGGTGCTCGGCCGCGGGCGCGACGCCGACCGGCCCACGCTCCTGGGCTCGGCCAAGACCAACTTCGGCCACATGGAGTCCGCGGCCGGTGCCGCCGGCCTGGCCAAGATCATCCTGGGCATGCAGCACGACGCCGTGCCGCCCACGATCAACTACGCGGGCCCCAACCCGTACATCGACTTCGACGCCGCCCGGCTCAGCGTGGTCACCGAGACCACCCCGTGGCCGCGCTACAGCGGGCGCGCCGTCGCCGGCATCTCCGGTTTCGGCTTCGGAGGCACCAACGCGCACGTGGTGGTGGCCGAGTACCGGCCGCAGCCGGCCCACGTCGTCGTCGACGCCCCGGCCGACACCGACCCGACCACGGCGGCCACCACCGACGCGACCACCACCTCGGCCGCCGAGGACGACGTCTCGCGCTGCGTGGTCGAGGCCGTCGCGCGCAACGCCGACGAGCTGGCCACCACCGGCAGCGCCGTGCCGGGCGCGCCCGCCACCGTGCTGGTCGTGTCCGCGTCCCTGCCGTCCCGCCGCAAGGCCACGGCCGGCCAGATCGCGGACTGGCTCGAGGCGCAGGACGACTCGATCGACCTCGGCGCCGTCGCCCGCACCCTGTCCACCCGCAACCACGGCCGCTCGCGCGGCGCGGTCGTCGGCCACACCCGCGCCGAGCTCGTCGCCGGACTGCGCGCACTGGCCGCCGGCGACCCGGGCCCCGGCGTGTTCAGCGCCGACGCCCCCGCGGGTACCGGCGACGTGTGGGTGTTCTCCGGCTTCGGCTCCCAGCACCGCAAGATGGCCAAGGAGCTGTACCTGTCCAACCCGCTGTTCGCCTCGTGCCTGGACGCGGTGGACGAGCTCATCGACTTCGAGGCCGGCTACCGGATCGCCGAGTTGATTCTCGACGACTCGCAGACCTACGAGCTCGAGAACTCCCAGGTCGGCATCTTCGCCATCCAGGTGGCGCTGGTCGACACCCTGCGCGCGCTCGGCGCCAAGCCCGAGGCCGTGATCGGCCACTCGATGGGCGAGGTCGCCGCCGCCTACGCGACCGGCGGCCTGAACCTCGAGGACGCGGTGCGCGTGATCACCGTGCGCTCGCGCCTCATGGGCGACGCCGAGGGGCAGGTCTCGGAGGAGGAGGCCGGCGCGATGGCGCTGGTCGAGTACTCGGCCGAGGAGATCGCGCAGATCATCGCCGACAACCCGCAGTTCGCCTCCATCGAGCCCGCCGTCTACGCCGCGCCCACCCACACCACGGTCGGCGGCCGCGCCAAGCCCGTCGCCGACTTCGTCGCGTGGGTGGAGGAGCAGGGCAAGTTCGCCCGTCAGCTGCAGGTCCGCGGGGCCGGGCACACCTCGGACGTCGACATGCTGCTGGGCGAGCTGGCCGCGGAGATCGCCGGCCTCGAGCCGCGCGAGCTCACCTCCGGGCTGTTCTCCTCCGTCGACCGCGAGACCTTCTACCGCGCCGGCCACGAGCCGGTCCACGCGGAGGAGTACTGGGTCAAGGGCATGCGTCACTCCGTGTGGTTCACCCACGCCGTGCGCAAGGCCGTCGACGCCGGGTACGTGACCTTCCTCGAGCTGGCCCCCAACCCGGTGGCCGCGATGTCGGTGGCCGCGACGTGCTTCGACGCCGGTCTCATGGAGCCCAACCTCCTCCACGCGCTCAAGCGCAAGGAGTCCGAGGCCGACACGCTGCTGCACGCGATCGCGCAGCTGTACGTCCACGGGCACACGATCGACATGCCCAGCGTCGTGGAGATGATCCACGGCTACGTCACCGGCCCCGACCGGTACGCGCCGGTGCCGGGCACCGCGTGGAAGCGCCGCACCCTGTGGCCCGAGGTCACCGCGGGTGGCGGCTCCGGTGACGGCCGTATGCCGGGGTCGTACGTCGCGCTGCCCGACGGCCGCCACGCATGGCAGGTCCGCGCCGAGGTGGTGCCCAGCGTGGACGCGCTGATGTCCGCCGCGGCCGCCGCGGTGGTCGAGGGCGCGACCCTCACCGCCGTCGACCGGCCCGGCGTCCTCCCCGCCTCGGGATCGGTCACCACGACCCTGACCCCGCACCCGGGCGGGGCGTCGCTGCAGGTCCACGCCCGGTCGGACGAGGAGTCCGCGCCGTTCGTGCTGGTCGCCTCCGGTGCGGTCAGTGGTGGCGCGCCGATCGATCCGTCGACGGCACCGGAGATGCCGCACTTCGAGTCGGACGAGTCCGACGCCCCGGTGGTCGCCGAGGACGAGGACGACGACGAGGCCGACACCCGCTGGAACCCCGAGTCCGGCGAGTCGATCAGCGACAGGCTCGCCCGGATCATCGGCTCCTCGATGGGGTACAGCCCCGACGACCTGCCGAGGGAGCTGGCACTGCTCGATCTCGGCCTGGATTCGCTCATGGCCGTGCGGATCAAGAACCGCGTCGAGCACGAGTTCTCCATCCCGCCGCTCGAGTTGCAGGCCATGCGTGACGCGTCGCTGAACGATGTGGCGGAGATGGTCCGGTTCGCGGTGGAGAACCCGGAGGAGGTCGGAGAGCTGGCGGCCCAGCAGGCCCGCGGTGAGGGCGCCGTGGACGTGGCGGCCCTGCGCGACGGCGACTCCACCGACGGCGCGGCCCCGGCCGGCGACGCCGTGTCCGTCGCCCCGCGCGACGACACCGAGCGCATGGCGTTCGGCGCGTGGGCCGTGGTGACCGGCGCGGCGGCGCCCGGCGTGACCGGCGCGCTGCCCCCGATCGACGAGGCCACCCGCGAGGCGCTGGCCCGGCGACTGTCCGAGCGGTCCGGCGGCGACATCACCGCCGACCAGCTGGCCGGGGCGACGACGATCGCCGAGGTGGCCGATCTGCTGCGCCCGTTCACCGAGGTCGCCGTGGAGGGCAACATCCGCGTGCTCGCGCAGGGGCAGGAGGGACGCACGCCGCTGTTCCTGTTCCACGCGGCCGGCGGATCGTCGTTCGTCTACGAGCCGCTCGTCGAGCGCCTCGGCGAGGGCACCCCGGTGTACGGCGTCGAGCGCGTCGAGGGTCCGCTGGAGGCGCGTGCCGCCAGCTACCTCGAGCGGATCCGCGAGCTCGCCGCCGGCCGCACGGTGGCGCTGGGCGGCTGGTCCTTCGGCGGCGCGTTGGCCGTCGAGGTGGCCCGCCAGCTGCGGGCCGCGGGCGACGACGTCTCGCTGGTCGTCCTACTGGACACCGTGCAGCCGTCCGAGCCGATCCCGGACACGCTCGACGAGGCCGAGGCGCGCTGGAAGCGGTACTCGGAGTTCGCGAAGCGGACGTACGGGCTCGACGTGGAGGTGCCGCGCGACTTCCTGGCCGAGCACGGTGAGGACGGCGTGCTGGACATGTTGATGGGGGTGCTGGGCGCCGAGGCCAACGCGATGGGCGGTGGCGTGATCGAGCACCAGCGGGCCAGCTTCGTGGACAACCGCATCCTGCAGAGCGCGGACATGAGCTCGTGGGCCGGCGTCGGCGCCGAGGTGCCGTTCGTGCTGTACCGGGCCGAGCGGATGCACGACGGGGCGATCGAACTGGAGCCGCGCTACGAGCGCATCGACCCGGACGGCGGCTGGGCCGCCGTGGTGACCGATCTGGAGGTGGTCCACCTCGAGGGGGACCACCTCGCGATGGTCGACGAGCCGGTGGTCGGTACGGTCGGTAAGCATCTGGCGCGTCGGCTCACGGAGCTCGACGCGGGCGTACGGAAGGGAACGAACGCGTGA